From one Rhopalosiphum padi isolate XX-2018 chromosome 2, ASM2088224v1, whole genome shotgun sequence genomic stretch:
- the LOC132922888 gene encoding uncharacterized protein LOC132922888 isoform X3 — protein MMKKVMFDVGELKRSKLDCSEFLEFRKAVTSTLGEIMGYIKTKRKKSVKPDTMQIRNTPASLMTNSVSVAKVKTNTKKENIEHLLERSKLLNSYSPFFFKKKHPTSSTKFHSSGLPTKTSSHRKGAPPAHIRSKTKQVKPAIIDINMSDVKAYTMQIRNTPASLMTNNVSVPKAETHSKKEKIKHLSEEIHFQNNSKTRQDEPKHTKTNVQSVKHATKSIKHTRVSLTTNNVSETAKKPKTTKNYIALNKFRICGMTQTKPKQTNTDDQNAKLTAITKKNATTNITQNNFDVTSAEKNTPIKNIIFNEMKESLNSYEMTQTKHRQTNIDDKTAKPALMSIKNAATNSISVPLEKPKPTKDNLVQVFAGLKKLYDSKKKRDHLVQNYTDIPIGKPATMLINHRSACLTTNNNSLPLDKLKPKEENTKYLLDELRKQTNCETVQYKPTYTNTTSAQSDTISVKHTPDTLTTNNDSLPVEKLKNKKENIDDMLKKIINLKYSIIQYESTPPKPTMKSTKHAPALLTTQNVRMKRRPKSMRGKIFRLR, from the exons ATGATGAAAAAAGTAATGTTTGATGTCGGAGAACTCAAGAGGAGTAAACTAGATTGTTCAGAGTTTTTAGAATTCAGAAAGGCGGTAACATCGACGCTTGGTGAAATAATGGgatacat caaaacgaaacgaaaaaaaagtgtaaaaccTGACACGATGCAAATAAGAAACACACCAGCTAGTTTAATGACAAATAGTGTCTCTGTGGCGAAGGTGAAGACAAACACTAAGAAGGAAAATATAGAGCACCTATTAGAAAGGTCAAAACTTCtgaatag TTATAgtccgtttttttttaaaaaaaaacatcccaCGAGTTCAACAAAGTTTCATTCTTCTGGCCTGCCAACCAAAACCTCAAGCCATCGAAAAGGAGCGCCTCCAGCCCATATTCG cAGCAAAACGAAACAAGTGAAACCAGCAATAATAGATATCAACATGTCAGATGTAAAAGCTTACACGATGCAAATAAGAAATACACCAGCTAGTTTAATGACAAATAATGTCTCTGTTCCGAAGGCGGAGACACACtctaaaaaggaaaaaataaaacatctatCAGAAGAGATACATTTTCAgaataa TAGCAAAACGAGACAAGACGAGCCGAAACATACGAAAACGAACGTGCAAAGTGTGAAACATGCCACAAAGTCAATAAAACACACACGAGTTAGTTTAACCACTAATAATGTTTCTGAAACAGCGAAGAAACCAAAAACAACGAAAAACTACATTGCGTTAAATAAATTTCGGATTTG TGGAATGACACAAACCAAGCCGAAACAAACGAATACAGACGATCAAAATGCAAAACTTACGgcgataacaaaaaaaaacgcaacaactaatattacacaaaataattttgatgttaCATCGGCAGAGAAAAATAccccaataaaaaacataatatttaacgaaATGAAAGAATCTttgaatag CTATGAAATGACACAAACCAAGCACAGACAAACGAATATAGACGATAAAACTGCGAAACCAGCTTTGATGTCAATAAAAAATGCAGCTACAAATAGTATTTCTGTGCCATTGGAGAAACCAAAACCAACGAAAGACAATTTAGTACAAGTATTTGCCGGGTTAAAAAAACTTTATGACAg TAAAAAAAAACGAGACCATTTGGTTCAAAATTATACGGATATTCCAATCGGGAAACCTGCCACGATGTTAATAAATCACAGATCAGCTTGTTTAACCACAAACAATAACTCTCTACCATTGGATAAACTAAAACCGAAGGAAGAAAACACAAAATACTTATTAGATGAGTTAAGAAAACAaacaaattg TGAAACGGTTCAATACAAACCAACATATACGAATACGACAAGTGCACAATCGGACACTATATCAGTAAAACATACACCAGATACTTTAACAACAAATAATGATTCACTGCCAGTGGAGAAACTAAAAAACAAGAAGGAAAACATAGATGACATGTTAAAGAAGATAATAAATCTTAAGTACag CATAATACAGTATGAATCGACACCACCGAAACCTACCATGAAGTCAACAAAACATGCACCAGCTCTTTTAACCACACAAAATGTACGAATGAAGAGACGGCCAAAATCAATGAGAGGAAAAATTTTCCGGTTAAGATAA
- the LOC132922888 gene encoding uncharacterized protein LOC132922888 isoform X6 — translation MMKKVMFDVGELKRSKLDCSEFLEFRKAVTSTLGEIMGYIKTKRKKSVKPDTMQIRNTPASLMTNSVSVAKVKTNTKKENIEHLLERSKLLNSYSPFFFKKKHPTSSTKFHSSGLPTKTSSHRKGAPPAHIRSKTKQVKPAIIDINMSDVKAYTMQIRNTPASLMTNNVSVPKAETHSKKEKIKHLSEEIHFQNNYEMTQTKHRQTNIDDKTAKPALMSIKNAATNSISVPLEKPKPTKDNLVQVFAGLKKLYDSKKKRDHLVQNYTDIPIGKPATMLINHRSACLTTNNNSLPLDKLKPKEENTKYLLDELRKQTNCETVQYKPTYTNTTSAQSDTISVKHTPDTLTTNNDSLPVEKLKNKKENIDDMLKKIINLKYSIIQYESTPPKPTMKSTKHAPALLTTQNVRMKRRPKSMRGKIFRLR, via the exons ATGATGAAAAAAGTAATGTTTGATGTCGGAGAACTCAAGAGGAGTAAACTAGATTGTTCAGAGTTTTTAGAATTCAGAAAGGCGGTAACATCGACGCTTGGTGAAATAATGGgatacat caaaacgaaacgaaaaaaaagtgtaaaaccTGACACGATGCAAATAAGAAACACACCAGCTAGTTTAATGACAAATAGTGTCTCTGTGGCGAAGGTGAAGACAAACACTAAGAAGGAAAATATAGAGCACCTATTAGAAAGGTCAAAACTTCtgaatag TTATAgtccgtttttttttaaaaaaaaacatcccaCGAGTTCAACAAAGTTTCATTCTTCTGGCCTGCCAACCAAAACCTCAAGCCATCGAAAAGGAGCGCCTCCAGCCCATATTCG cAGCAAAACGAAACAAGTGAAACCAGCAATAATAGATATCAACATGTCAGATGTAAAAGCTTACACGATGCAAATAAGAAATACACCAGCTAGTTTAATGACAAATAATGTCTCTGTTCCGAAGGCGGAGACACACtctaaaaaggaaaaaataaaacatctatCAGAAGAGATACATTTTCAgaataa CTATGAAATGACACAAACCAAGCACAGACAAACGAATATAGACGATAAAACTGCGAAACCAGCTTTGATGTCAATAAAAAATGCAGCTACAAATAGTATTTCTGTGCCATTGGAGAAACCAAAACCAACGAAAGACAATTTAGTACAAGTATTTGCCGGGTTAAAAAAACTTTATGACAg TAAAAAAAAACGAGACCATTTGGTTCAAAATTATACGGATATTCCAATCGGGAAACCTGCCACGATGTTAATAAATCACAGATCAGCTTGTTTAACCACAAACAATAACTCTCTACCATTGGATAAACTAAAACCGAAGGAAGAAAACACAAAATACTTATTAGATGAGTTAAGAAAACAaacaaattg TGAAACGGTTCAATACAAACCAACATATACGAATACGACAAGTGCACAATCGGACACTATATCAGTAAAACATACACCAGATACTTTAACAACAAATAATGATTCACTGCCAGTGGAGAAACTAAAAAACAAGAAGGAAAACATAGATGACATGTTAAAGAAGATAATAAATCTTAAGTACag CATAATACAGTATGAATCGACACCACCGAAACCTACCATGAAGTCAACAAAACATGCACCAGCTCTTTTAACCACACAAAATGTACGAATGAAGAGACGGCCAAAATCAATGAGAGGAAAAATTTTCCGGTTAAGATAA
- the LOC132922888 gene encoding uncharacterized protein LOC132922888 isoform X2, whose protein sequence is MMKKVMFDVGELKRSKLDCSEFLEFRKAVTSTLGEIMGYIKTKRKKSVKPDTMQIRNTPASLMTNSVSVAKVKTNTKKENIEHLLERSKLLNSYSPFFFKKKHPTSSTKFHSSGLPTKTSSHRKGAPPAHIRKTKQVKPAIIDINMSDVKAYTMQIRNTPASLMTNNVSVPKAETHSKKEKIKHLSEEIHFQNNSKTRQDEPKHTKTNVQSVKHATKSIKHTRVSLTTNNVSETAKKPKTTKNYIALNKFRICSGMTQTKPKQTNTDDQNAKLTAITKKNATTNITQNNFDVTSAEKNTPIKNIIFNEMKESLNSYEMTQTKHRQTNIDDKTAKPALMSIKNAATNSISVPLEKPKPTKDNLVQVFAGLKKLYDSKKKRDHLVQNYTDIPIGKPATMLINHRSACLTTNNNSLPLDKLKPKEENTKYLLDELRKQTNCETVQYKPTYTNTTSAQSDTISVKHTPDTLTTNNDSLPVEKLKNKKENIDDMLKKIINLKYSIIQYESTPPKPTMKSTKHAPALLTTQNVRMKRRPKSMRGKIFRLR, encoded by the exons ATGATGAAAAAAGTAATGTTTGATGTCGGAGAACTCAAGAGGAGTAAACTAGATTGTTCAGAGTTTTTAGAATTCAGAAAGGCGGTAACATCGACGCTTGGTGAAATAATGGgatacat caaaacgaaacgaaaaaaaagtgtaaaaccTGACACGATGCAAATAAGAAACACACCAGCTAGTTTAATGACAAATAGTGTCTCTGTGGCGAAGGTGAAGACAAACACTAAGAAGGAAAATATAGAGCACCTATTAGAAAGGTCAAAACTTCtgaatag TTATAgtccgtttttttttaaaaaaaaacatcccaCGAGTTCAACAAAGTTTCATTCTTCTGGCCTGCCAACCAAAACCTCAAGCCATCGAAAAGGAGCGCCTCCAGCCCATATTCG CAAAACGAAACAAGTGAAACCAGCAATAATAGATATCAACATGTCAGATGTAAAAGCTTACACGATGCAAATAAGAAATACACCAGCTAGTTTAATGACAAATAATGTCTCTGTTCCGAAGGCGGAGACACACtctaaaaaggaaaaaataaaacatctatCAGAAGAGATACATTTTCAgaataa TAGCAAAACGAGACAAGACGAGCCGAAACATACGAAAACGAACGTGCAAAGTGTGAAACATGCCACAAAGTCAATAAAACACACACGAGTTAGTTTAACCACTAATAATGTTTCTGAAACAGCGAAGAAACCAAAAACAACGAAAAACTACATTGCGTTAAATAAATTTCGGATTTG CAGTGGAATGACACAAACCAAGCCGAAACAAACGAATACAGACGATCAAAATGCAAAACTTACGgcgataacaaaaaaaaacgcaacaactaatattacacaaaataattttgatgttaCATCGGCAGAGAAAAATAccccaataaaaaacataatatttaacgaaATGAAAGAATCTttgaatag CTATGAAATGACACAAACCAAGCACAGACAAACGAATATAGACGATAAAACTGCGAAACCAGCTTTGATGTCAATAAAAAATGCAGCTACAAATAGTATTTCTGTGCCATTGGAGAAACCAAAACCAACGAAAGACAATTTAGTACAAGTATTTGCCGGGTTAAAAAAACTTTATGACAg TAAAAAAAAACGAGACCATTTGGTTCAAAATTATACGGATATTCCAATCGGGAAACCTGCCACGATGTTAATAAATCACAGATCAGCTTGTTTAACCACAAACAATAACTCTCTACCATTGGATAAACTAAAACCGAAGGAAGAAAACACAAAATACTTATTAGATGAGTTAAGAAAACAaacaaattg TGAAACGGTTCAATACAAACCAACATATACGAATACGACAAGTGCACAATCGGACACTATATCAGTAAAACATACACCAGATACTTTAACAACAAATAATGATTCACTGCCAGTGGAGAAACTAAAAAACAAGAAGGAAAACATAGATGACATGTTAAAGAAGATAATAAATCTTAAGTACag CATAATACAGTATGAATCGACACCACCGAAACCTACCATGAAGTCAACAAAACATGCACCAGCTCTTTTAACCACACAAAATGTACGAATGAAGAGACGGCCAAAATCAATGAGAGGAAAAATTTTCCGGTTAAGATAA
- the LOC132922888 gene encoding uncharacterized protein LOC132922888 isoform X4, whose translation MMKKVMFDVGELKRSKLDCSEFLEFRKAVTSTLGEIMGYIKTKRKKSVKPDTMQIRNTPASLMTNSVSVAKVKTNTKKENIEHLLERSKLLNSYSPFFFKKKHPTSSTKFHSSGLPTKTSSHRKGAPPAHIRSKTKQVKPAIIDINMSDVKAYTMQIRNTPASLMTNNVSVPKAETHSKKEKIKHLSEEIHFQNNKTRQDEPKHTKTNVQSVKHATKSIKHTRVSLTTNNVSETAKKPKTTKNYIALNKFRICSGMTQTKPKQTNTDDQNAKLTAITKKNATTNITQNNFDVTSAEKNTPIKNIIFNEMKESLNSYEMTQTKHRQTNIDDKTAKPALMSIKNAATNSISVPLEKPKPTKDNLVQVFAGLKKLYDSKKKRDHLVQNYTDIPIGKPATMLINHRSACLTTNNNSLPLDKLKPKEENTKYLLDELRKQTNCETVQYKPTYTNTTSAQSDTISVKHTPDTLTTNNDSLPVEKLKNKKENIDDMLKKIINLKYSIIQYESTPPKPTMKSTKHAPALLTTQNVRMKRRPKSMRGKIFRLR comes from the exons ATGATGAAAAAAGTAATGTTTGATGTCGGAGAACTCAAGAGGAGTAAACTAGATTGTTCAGAGTTTTTAGAATTCAGAAAGGCGGTAACATCGACGCTTGGTGAAATAATGGgatacat caaaacgaaacgaaaaaaaagtgtaaaaccTGACACGATGCAAATAAGAAACACACCAGCTAGTTTAATGACAAATAGTGTCTCTGTGGCGAAGGTGAAGACAAACACTAAGAAGGAAAATATAGAGCACCTATTAGAAAGGTCAAAACTTCtgaatag TTATAgtccgtttttttttaaaaaaaaacatcccaCGAGTTCAACAAAGTTTCATTCTTCTGGCCTGCCAACCAAAACCTCAAGCCATCGAAAAGGAGCGCCTCCAGCCCATATTCG cAGCAAAACGAAACAAGTGAAACCAGCAATAATAGATATCAACATGTCAGATGTAAAAGCTTACACGATGCAAATAAGAAATACACCAGCTAGTTTAATGACAAATAATGTCTCTGTTCCGAAGGCGGAGACACACtctaaaaaggaaaaaataaaacatctatCAGAAGAGATACATTTTCAgaataa CAAAACGAGACAAGACGAGCCGAAACATACGAAAACGAACGTGCAAAGTGTGAAACATGCCACAAAGTCAATAAAACACACACGAGTTAGTTTAACCACTAATAATGTTTCTGAAACAGCGAAGAAACCAAAAACAACGAAAAACTACATTGCGTTAAATAAATTTCGGATTTG CAGTGGAATGACACAAACCAAGCCGAAACAAACGAATACAGACGATCAAAATGCAAAACTTACGgcgataacaaaaaaaaacgcaacaactaatattacacaaaataattttgatgttaCATCGGCAGAGAAAAATAccccaataaaaaacataatatttaacgaaATGAAAGAATCTttgaatag CTATGAAATGACACAAACCAAGCACAGACAAACGAATATAGACGATAAAACTGCGAAACCAGCTTTGATGTCAATAAAAAATGCAGCTACAAATAGTATTTCTGTGCCATTGGAGAAACCAAAACCAACGAAAGACAATTTAGTACAAGTATTTGCCGGGTTAAAAAAACTTTATGACAg TAAAAAAAAACGAGACCATTTGGTTCAAAATTATACGGATATTCCAATCGGGAAACCTGCCACGATGTTAATAAATCACAGATCAGCTTGTTTAACCACAAACAATAACTCTCTACCATTGGATAAACTAAAACCGAAGGAAGAAAACACAAAATACTTATTAGATGAGTTAAGAAAACAaacaaattg TGAAACGGTTCAATACAAACCAACATATACGAATACGACAAGTGCACAATCGGACACTATATCAGTAAAACATACACCAGATACTTTAACAACAAATAATGATTCACTGCCAGTGGAGAAACTAAAAAACAAGAAGGAAAACATAGATGACATGTTAAAGAAGATAATAAATCTTAAGTACag CATAATACAGTATGAATCGACACCACCGAAACCTACCATGAAGTCAACAAAACATGCACCAGCTCTTTTAACCACACAAAATGTACGAATGAAGAGACGGCCAAAATCAATGAGAGGAAAAATTTTCCGGTTAAGATAA
- the LOC132922888 gene encoding uncharacterized protein LOC132922888 isoform X5: protein MMKKVMFDVGELKRSKLDCSEFLEFRKAVTSTLGEIMGYIKTKRKKSVKPDTMQIRNTPASLMTNSVSVAKVKTNTKKENIEHLLERSKLLNSYSPFFFKKKHPTSSTKFHSSGLPTKTSSHRKGAPPAHIRSKTKQVKPAIIDINMSDVKAYTMQIRNTPASLMTNNVSVPKAETHSKKEKIKHLSEEIHFQNNSKTRQDEPKHTKTNVQSVKHATKSIKHTRVSLTTNNVSETAKKPKTTKNYIALNKFRICSGMTQTKPKQTNTDDQNAKLTAITKKNATTNITQNNFDVTSAEKNTPIKNIIFNEMKESLNSYEMTQTKHRQTNIDDKTAKPALMSIKNAATNSISVPLEKPKPTKDNLVQVFAGLKKLYDSETVQYKPTYTNTTSAQSDTISVKHTPDTLTTNNDSLPVEKLKNKKENIDDMLKKIINLKYSIIQYESTPPKPTMKSTKHAPALLTTQNVRMKRRPKSMRGKIFRLR, encoded by the exons ATGATGAAAAAAGTAATGTTTGATGTCGGAGAACTCAAGAGGAGTAAACTAGATTGTTCAGAGTTTTTAGAATTCAGAAAGGCGGTAACATCGACGCTTGGTGAAATAATGGgatacat caaaacgaaacgaaaaaaaagtgtaaaaccTGACACGATGCAAATAAGAAACACACCAGCTAGTTTAATGACAAATAGTGTCTCTGTGGCGAAGGTGAAGACAAACACTAAGAAGGAAAATATAGAGCACCTATTAGAAAGGTCAAAACTTCtgaatag TTATAgtccgtttttttttaaaaaaaaacatcccaCGAGTTCAACAAAGTTTCATTCTTCTGGCCTGCCAACCAAAACCTCAAGCCATCGAAAAGGAGCGCCTCCAGCCCATATTCG cAGCAAAACGAAACAAGTGAAACCAGCAATAATAGATATCAACATGTCAGATGTAAAAGCTTACACGATGCAAATAAGAAATACACCAGCTAGTTTAATGACAAATAATGTCTCTGTTCCGAAGGCGGAGACACACtctaaaaaggaaaaaataaaacatctatCAGAAGAGATACATTTTCAgaataa TAGCAAAACGAGACAAGACGAGCCGAAACATACGAAAACGAACGTGCAAAGTGTGAAACATGCCACAAAGTCAATAAAACACACACGAGTTAGTTTAACCACTAATAATGTTTCTGAAACAGCGAAGAAACCAAAAACAACGAAAAACTACATTGCGTTAAATAAATTTCGGATTTG CAGTGGAATGACACAAACCAAGCCGAAACAAACGAATACAGACGATCAAAATGCAAAACTTACGgcgataacaaaaaaaaacgcaacaactaatattacacaaaataattttgatgttaCATCGGCAGAGAAAAATAccccaataaaaaacataatatttaacgaaATGAAAGAATCTttgaatag CTATGAAATGACACAAACCAAGCACAGACAAACGAATATAGACGATAAAACTGCGAAACCAGCTTTGATGTCAATAAAAAATGCAGCTACAAATAGTATTTCTGTGCCATTGGAGAAACCAAAACCAACGAAAGACAATTTAGTACAAGTATTTGCCGGGTTAAAAAAACTTTATGACAg TGAAACGGTTCAATACAAACCAACATATACGAATACGACAAGTGCACAATCGGACACTATATCAGTAAAACATACACCAGATACTTTAACAACAAATAATGATTCACTGCCAGTGGAGAAACTAAAAAACAAGAAGGAAAACATAGATGACATGTTAAAGAAGATAATAAATCTTAAGTACag CATAATACAGTATGAATCGACACCACCGAAACCTACCATGAAGTCAACAAAACATGCACCAGCTCTTTTAACCACACAAAATGTACGAATGAAGAGACGGCCAAAATCAATGAGAGGAAAAATTTTCCGGTTAAGATAA
- the LOC132922888 gene encoding uncharacterized protein LOC132922888 isoform X1: MMKKVMFDVGELKRSKLDCSEFLEFRKAVTSTLGEIMGYIKTKRKKSVKPDTMQIRNTPASLMTNSVSVAKVKTNTKKENIEHLLERSKLLNSYSPFFFKKKHPTSSTKFHSSGLPTKTSSHRKGAPPAHIRSKTKQVKPAIIDINMSDVKAYTMQIRNTPASLMTNNVSVPKAETHSKKEKIKHLSEEIHFQNNSKTRQDEPKHTKTNVQSVKHATKSIKHTRVSLTTNNVSETAKKPKTTKNYIALNKFRICSGMTQTKPKQTNTDDQNAKLTAITKKNATTNITQNNFDVTSAEKNTPIKNIIFNEMKESLNSYEMTQTKHRQTNIDDKTAKPALMSIKNAATNSISVPLEKPKPTKDNLVQVFAGLKKLYDSKKKRDHLVQNYTDIPIGKPATMLINHRSACLTTNNNSLPLDKLKPKEENTKYLLDELRKQTNCETVQYKPTYTNTTSAQSDTISVKHTPDTLTTNNDSLPVEKLKNKKENIDDMLKKIINLKYSIIQYESTPPKPTMKSTKHAPALLTTQNVRMKRRPKSMRGKIFRLR; encoded by the exons ATGATGAAAAAAGTAATGTTTGATGTCGGAGAACTCAAGAGGAGTAAACTAGATTGTTCAGAGTTTTTAGAATTCAGAAAGGCGGTAACATCGACGCTTGGTGAAATAATGGgatacat caaaacgaaacgaaaaaaaagtgtaaaaccTGACACGATGCAAATAAGAAACACACCAGCTAGTTTAATGACAAATAGTGTCTCTGTGGCGAAGGTGAAGACAAACACTAAGAAGGAAAATATAGAGCACCTATTAGAAAGGTCAAAACTTCtgaatag TTATAgtccgtttttttttaaaaaaaaacatcccaCGAGTTCAACAAAGTTTCATTCTTCTGGCCTGCCAACCAAAACCTCAAGCCATCGAAAAGGAGCGCCTCCAGCCCATATTCG cAGCAAAACGAAACAAGTGAAACCAGCAATAATAGATATCAACATGTCAGATGTAAAAGCTTACACGATGCAAATAAGAAATACACCAGCTAGTTTAATGACAAATAATGTCTCTGTTCCGAAGGCGGAGACACACtctaaaaaggaaaaaataaaacatctatCAGAAGAGATACATTTTCAgaataa TAGCAAAACGAGACAAGACGAGCCGAAACATACGAAAACGAACGTGCAAAGTGTGAAACATGCCACAAAGTCAATAAAACACACACGAGTTAGTTTAACCACTAATAATGTTTCTGAAACAGCGAAGAAACCAAAAACAACGAAAAACTACATTGCGTTAAATAAATTTCGGATTTG CAGTGGAATGACACAAACCAAGCCGAAACAAACGAATACAGACGATCAAAATGCAAAACTTACGgcgataacaaaaaaaaacgcaacaactaatattacacaaaataattttgatgttaCATCGGCAGAGAAAAATAccccaataaaaaacataatatttaacgaaATGAAAGAATCTttgaatag CTATGAAATGACACAAACCAAGCACAGACAAACGAATATAGACGATAAAACTGCGAAACCAGCTTTGATGTCAATAAAAAATGCAGCTACAAATAGTATTTCTGTGCCATTGGAGAAACCAAAACCAACGAAAGACAATTTAGTACAAGTATTTGCCGGGTTAAAAAAACTTTATGACAg TAAAAAAAAACGAGACCATTTGGTTCAAAATTATACGGATATTCCAATCGGGAAACCTGCCACGATGTTAATAAATCACAGATCAGCTTGTTTAACCACAAACAATAACTCTCTACCATTGGATAAACTAAAACCGAAGGAAGAAAACACAAAATACTTATTAGATGAGTTAAGAAAACAaacaaattg TGAAACGGTTCAATACAAACCAACATATACGAATACGACAAGTGCACAATCGGACACTATATCAGTAAAACATACACCAGATACTTTAACAACAAATAATGATTCACTGCCAGTGGAGAAACTAAAAAACAAGAAGGAAAACATAGATGACATGTTAAAGAAGATAATAAATCTTAAGTACag CATAATACAGTATGAATCGACACCACCGAAACCTACCATGAAGTCAACAAAACATGCACCAGCTCTTTTAACCACACAAAATGTACGAATGAAGAGACGGCCAAAATCAATGAGAGGAAAAATTTTCCGGTTAAGATAA
- the LOC132922888 gene encoding uncharacterized protein LOC132922888 isoform X7 encodes MMKKVMFDVGELKRSKLDCSEFLEFRKAVTSTLGEIMGYIKTKRKKSVKPDTMQIRNTPASLMTNSVSVAKVKTNTKKENIEHLLERSKLLNSYSPFFFKKKHPTSSTKFHSSGLPTKTSSHRKGAPPAHIRYEMTQTKHRQTNIDDKTAKPALMSIKNAATNSISVPLEKPKPTKDNLVQVFAGLKKLYDSKKKRDHLVQNYTDIPIGKPATMLINHRSACLTTNNNSLPLDKLKPKEENTKYLLDELRKQTNCETVQYKPTYTNTTSAQSDTISVKHTPDTLTTNNDSLPVEKLKNKKENIDDMLKKIINLKYSIIQYESTPPKPTMKSTKHAPALLTTQNVRMKRRPKSMRGKIFRLR; translated from the exons ATGATGAAAAAAGTAATGTTTGATGTCGGAGAACTCAAGAGGAGTAAACTAGATTGTTCAGAGTTTTTAGAATTCAGAAAGGCGGTAACATCGACGCTTGGTGAAATAATGGgatacat caaaacgaaacgaaaaaaaagtgtaaaaccTGACACGATGCAAATAAGAAACACACCAGCTAGTTTAATGACAAATAGTGTCTCTGTGGCGAAGGTGAAGACAAACACTAAGAAGGAAAATATAGAGCACCTATTAGAAAGGTCAAAACTTCtgaatag TTATAgtccgtttttttttaaaaaaaaacatcccaCGAGTTCAACAAAGTTTCATTCTTCTGGCCTGCCAACCAAAACCTCAAGCCATCGAAAAGGAGCGCCTCCAGCCCATATTCG CTATGAAATGACACAAACCAAGCACAGACAAACGAATATAGACGATAAAACTGCGAAACCAGCTTTGATGTCAATAAAAAATGCAGCTACAAATAGTATTTCTGTGCCATTGGAGAAACCAAAACCAACGAAAGACAATTTAGTACAAGTATTTGCCGGGTTAAAAAAACTTTATGACAg TAAAAAAAAACGAGACCATTTGGTTCAAAATTATACGGATATTCCAATCGGGAAACCTGCCACGATGTTAATAAATCACAGATCAGCTTGTTTAACCACAAACAATAACTCTCTACCATTGGATAAACTAAAACCGAAGGAAGAAAACACAAAATACTTATTAGATGAGTTAAGAAAACAaacaaattg TGAAACGGTTCAATACAAACCAACATATACGAATACGACAAGTGCACAATCGGACACTATATCAGTAAAACATACACCAGATACTTTAACAACAAATAATGATTCACTGCCAGTGGAGAAACTAAAAAACAAGAAGGAAAACATAGATGACATGTTAAAGAAGATAATAAATCTTAAGTACag CATAATACAGTATGAATCGACACCACCGAAACCTACCATGAAGTCAACAAAACATGCACCAGCTCTTTTAACCACACAAAATGTACGAATGAAGAGACGGCCAAAATCAATGAGAGGAAAAATTTTCCGGTTAAGATAA